From a region of the Mucilaginibacter auburnensis genome:
- a CDS encoding xanthine dehydrogenase family protein molybdopterin-binding subunit has product MIDQKVSRRDFVRISSIAGGGIMVGFNMVGGTASAAADVVFEPNAYVSINTKGVVTLMSPNPEIGQGVKTALPMILAEELEVKWDDVEVEMAPLNQQKYGQQIAGGSGAVRGRYMPIRTAGATAKQMLTTAAAQQWGVPAEECYAENATIIHKPTKKKLSYGELAAKAATLPVPTDVKLKDPKDFKIIGTRVANIDNHKIVTGQPLYGIDTRRPGMLFAAVSRPPAFGKVLKSFDDTEARKVNGVKNVVKAGNVVAVLANSTWAAKKGKLALKVEWEDKSKLESSTEHTAAFTELVNKIPEKAGRNDGDVEAALKDSNNKIIEAIYETPALSHANMEPLNFFADVKNDKAELYGPTQVPANLRSSVARALGIPEANVTLAMPRQGGGFGRKLQPDNGVEAALISQAAKVPVQMLWMREDDMQGDFYRPASMFKYRAAVSPDGEIAAWHLNGVALANNRAAAPDGFPAASIKNFRVDNQNIQSNIQTGPWRAPTANAVAFADESFLDELAHTMKKDPVKLRLELLEKAKTSPNGRVSYDPVKFKSVIDLVTEMSGWGKTNKPNVYQGFASHYSFSTYAAHVAEVTKMPDGHLRVTKVYSAINCGRVVNQSGAENQVEGAIIDGLSHALYSKVTFNEGAVEQTNFHTYRFMRMKDAPIEVVVKFVPSEDAPTGLGEPGLPPIAPAVANAIFAATGKRYRKLPFELT; this is encoded by the coding sequence ATGATAGATCAAAAAGTATCCAGAAGAGATTTTGTAAGGATCTCCTCAATAGCCGGTGGCGGTATAATGGTTGGCTTCAACATGGTAGGCGGAACCGCCAGCGCTGCTGCCGATGTTGTTTTTGAGCCTAACGCATATGTGTCTATCAATACAAAGGGTGTGGTTACATTGATGTCGCCCAACCCTGAAATTGGTCAGGGCGTAAAAACGGCATTGCCTATGATATTGGCAGAGGAGCTGGAAGTAAAATGGGACGATGTGGAAGTGGAGATGGCTCCGCTTAACCAGCAAAAATACGGACAGCAAATTGCGGGCGGAAGCGGCGCGGTGCGTGGCCGTTACATGCCTATACGTACAGCAGGTGCAACTGCCAAGCAAATGCTTACAACAGCTGCCGCGCAACAATGGGGTGTGCCTGCTGAAGAATGCTATGCAGAAAATGCAACCATTATTCATAAGCCTACTAAAAAGAAATTATCATACGGTGAGCTGGCTGCCAAAGCAGCAACACTGCCTGTACCCACCGACGTTAAGTTAAAAGATCCGAAAGATTTCAAGATAATTGGTACCCGTGTAGCCAATATTGATAACCATAAAATAGTTACCGGACAACCTTTATATGGCATTGACACCCGCAGACCGGGCATGTTGTTTGCCGCTGTATCTCGTCCGCCTGCTTTTGGCAAGGTGTTAAAATCATTTGATGATACCGAAGCACGCAAAGTTAACGGCGTTAAAAACGTGGTTAAAGCCGGTAATGTGGTTGCCGTGTTGGCCAACTCAACCTGGGCAGCTAAAAAAGGCAAACTGGCGCTTAAGGTGGAGTGGGAAGACAAAAGCAAACTGGAAAGCTCTACCGAACATACTGCCGCATTCACAGAGCTCGTCAACAAAATACCTGAAAAAGCCGGAAGAAATGATGGCGATGTTGAAGCGGCTTTAAAAGACAGCAACAATAAAATTATTGAGGCCATTTACGAAACACCTGCACTATCACATGCCAACATGGAGCCGCTTAACTTCTTTGCTGATGTTAAAAATGATAAAGCCGAACTGTACGGCCCAACTCAGGTGCCGGCAAATCTGCGTTCGTCAGTAGCTCGTGCTTTGGGTATCCCCGAAGCTAATGTTACCCTGGCTATGCCAAGGCAAGGCGGTGGTTTTGGCCGTAAACTGCAGCCGGATAACGGTGTAGAAGCAGCATTGATCTCGCAGGCGGCGAAAGTTCCGGTGCAAATGCTTTGGATGCGCGAAGACGATATGCAGGGAGATTTTTACCGCCCGGCATCCATGTTTAAATACCGCGCAGCTGTTAGTCCCGATGGTGAAATTGCCGCGTGGCACTTAAATGGCGTGGCTTTGGCTAACAACCGAGCCGCCGCCCCTGACGGTTTCCCCGCAGCAAGTATTAAAAACTTCAGGGTTGACAATCAGAATATACAAAGTAATATACAAACCGGTCCGTGGCGTGCGCCTACAGCTAACGCTGTTGCTTTTGCCGACGAGAGCTTTTTAGATGAATTAGCTCATACTATGAAGAAGGACCCGGTTAAACTGCGACTGGAACTACTTGAGAAAGCTAAAACCTCGCCTAACGGAAGGGTAAGTTACGACCCGGTTAAGTTTAAAAGCGTGATAGACCTGGTTACCGAAATGAGCGGTTGGGGTAAAACCAACAAACCTAACGTTTATCAGGGATTCGCATCGCATTATTCATTCTCAACCTACGCCGCGCACGTGGCTGAGGTTACCAAAATGCCTGATGGACACTTGCGTGTTACCAAAGTTTACAGCGCCATTAACTGCGGTCGTGTAGTTAACCAAAGCGGTGCCGAGAACCAGGTGGAAGGTGCTATCATTGATGGGTTAAGCCATGCTTTATACAGCAAGGTTACTTTCAATGAAGGTGCTGTCGAGCAAACCAACTTTCATACTTACCGCTTTATGCGCATGAAAGACGCGCCTATTGAGGTGGTAGTGAAGTTTGTTCCATCAGAAGATGCGCCAACCGGTTTGGGTGAGCCCGGCCTGCCGCCAATTGCCCCTGCTGTGGCCAACGCCATATTTGCGGCAACAGGCAAAAGGTACAGAAAGCTACCTTTTGAATTAACATAA
- a CDS encoding 2-hydroxyacid dehydrogenase, with translation MNSFVEKAKQMKVVAYSIQAFEKEFLIKANQKKHEITLISNALTEETVGFAAGKDAVIVFTNDDVSKNIIEKLAGFGVRFITTRSVGTDHIDKQAAAQNGIKVANVPEYSPQAIAEHTLALALSLNRRITIADKHSHVFNFKQDNLIGFNLNGKTAGIIGLGHIGAVTADLFKGFGCRILGYDVDQTIATQTERVSLDELLMQSDVISLNIPLNEQTRHLINDSTIALMKDGVMLINIARGAILNTAHVLDALNNGKIGYLGIDVYEHERGLFFEDHEQDSHKDELLTQLLNHPNVLVTPHQGYLTREALQEIAAQTIKNLDLWQQLKCVGNACVCAKNCSAATKDVVNKN, from the coding sequence TTGAATAGTTTTGTAGAAAAAGCAAAACAGATGAAAGTGGTAGCCTACAGCATACAGGCGTTCGAGAAGGAGTTCCTTATAAAAGCGAACCAGAAGAAGCACGAAATAACGCTCATATCAAACGCGTTAACAGAGGAGACCGTGGGTTTTGCTGCCGGTAAAGATGCCGTGATAGTTTTTACCAATGATGATGTTTCCAAAAACATTATTGAAAAACTGGCCGGCTTCGGCGTAAGATTTATCACCACGCGCTCTGTTGGTACAGATCATATTGACAAACAGGCTGCAGCACAAAACGGCATAAAGGTAGCTAACGTTCCTGAGTACTCACCCCAGGCTATTGCCGAACATACGCTGGCATTGGCACTTTCACTTAACAGGCGTATAACTATTGCTGACAAGCACAGTCACGTTTTTAATTTTAAACAGGATAATTTGATTGGCTTCAACCTGAACGGAAAGACCGCAGGCATAATTGGCCTCGGTCATATAGGCGCGGTTACGGCAGATCTTTTTAAGGGTTTTGGATGCCGGATATTAGGCTATGATGTTGACCAAACAATTGCTACACAAACAGAACGAGTAAGCTTGGATGAGCTACTGATGCAGTCGGATGTTATTTCGCTCAACATACCCTTAAATGAGCAAACCCGACACTTAATCAACGATTCAACCATTGCTTTGATGAAGGATGGCGTTATGCTGATCAACATCGCGCGCGGCGCTATACTGAATACCGCGCATGTTTTAGACGCCCTCAACAATGGCAAGATTGGCTACCTCGGAATAGATGTTTATGAACACGAGCGCGGCCTTTTCTTTGAAGACCACGAGCAGGACAGCCATAAAGATGAGCTGTTGACCCAACTCCTCAACCATCCTAATGTATTGGTAACACCGCATCAGGGCTACCTTACCCGTGAGGCCCTACAGGAAATAGCCGCGCAAACCATCAAAAACCTCGACCTGTGGCAACAGCTAAAATGCGTTGGCAACGCTTGTGTTTGTGCCAAGAACTGTTCTGCTGCTACAAAAGACGTGGTCAACAAAAACTAA
- a CDS encoding AI-2E family transporter: protein MSIFNYKQRNLIILVSIIILGCFILYALSGLFSAILGAIVLFTIFRPIYLYLVEKKGWNKPFTAVLIIVFSFVVIVLPFLALSLMVIGKISELNTKNFPIQEWLVKIDEFAGKTIGKPHFAEESVQKLGTLATDLFPSIIGSVVNIFLLLLVCYFLMYFMFVQIKQFEAGLLKYAPFREQYALKFAQELRNSTYSNVLGQGLIAVVQGGLLANGFWIFGIPDPIFWGVIGAFISFLPVVGAPTLTIPAAVILYAQGHPVKGVILLLYGVLFIGNIDNVLRMIINKRVSNTHPIITVIGVFIGLPLFGILGLVFGPLLFSYFLLLVEIYETNRMAADRLERIQSTQDEV, encoded by the coding sequence ATGTCAATCTTTAACTACAAACAACGCAACCTTATAATTCTGGTAAGCATAATTATATTGGGTTGCTTTATATTATACGCGTTAAGTGGTTTGTTCAGCGCCATATTGGGCGCTATTGTTCTCTTCACTATTTTCCGTCCAATATACTTGTACCTGGTTGAAAAAAAAGGCTGGAACAAGCCCTTCACTGCAGTGTTGATCATCGTATTTTCGTTTGTTGTGATAGTGTTGCCATTTTTGGCGCTCAGCCTTATGGTAATAGGTAAAATATCAGAACTCAACACTAAAAACTTTCCGATACAGGAGTGGCTGGTAAAAATTGATGAGTTTGCCGGCAAAACTATAGGAAAACCACACTTTGCCGAAGAGTCCGTTCAAAAATTAGGTACGTTGGCAACAGATCTTTTTCCATCGATTATTGGTAGTGTAGTTAATATTTTCCTACTGCTATTGGTGTGCTACTTTTTAATGTACTTTATGTTTGTGCAGATAAAGCAGTTTGAAGCGGGTTTATTAAAGTACGCGCCTTTTCGTGAACAGTACGCTTTAAAGTTTGCGCAGGAGCTACGCAATTCTACTTATTCAAATGTATTAGGGCAAGGGCTCATAGCTGTAGTACAGGGCGGTTTACTGGCTAACGGCTTTTGGATATTTGGTATACCCGACCCCATTTTTTGGGGAGTGATAGGTGCTTTTATATCTTTCTTGCCGGTAGTAGGCGCGCCAACACTAACCATACCTGCAGCCGTTATTTTGTATGCACAAGGGCATCCGGTAAAGGGTGTTATACTGCTGCTTTATGGTGTATTGTTTATAGGCAATATTGACAACGTTCTGCGCATGATCATCAATAAGCGCGTATCAAACACTCACCCTATTATTACTGTGATAGGTGTATTTATAGGCTTGCCATTGTTTGGAATATTGGGTTTGGTTTTTGGTCCGCTGTTGTTTTCTTACTTCTTGCTGCTGGTAGAAATATATGAAACTAACCGCATGGCTGCCGACAGACTGGAGCGCATACAGTCAACACAAGATGAGGTGTGA
- the hemN gene encoding oxygen-independent coproporphyrinogen III oxidase: MRTPNLLEKYTVAAPRYTSYPTVPYWDKGEFDKQNWKDTVHATFESSNQRDGISVYIHLPFCESLCTYCGCNTRITKNHSVEEPYIDAVLKEWALYRELFGDKPIIKEIHLGGGTPTFFSAENLDKLIKGVLKDSSVHPEAEFSFEAHPANTTHEHLATLFNLGFRRLSLGIQDFDPRVQFIINRIQTFEQVKQVTDDARAIGYTSVNFDLIYGLPLQQLDGLAETIQKVGELMPDRIAFYSYAHVPWIKPGQRRFTEKDLPDATAKAELYKLGRDMFVEMGYMEVGMDHFALATDSLFVADKQGTMHRNFMGYTHQYTQLLVGLGVSSISDSWTGYAQNVKTVEEYLTLLQHNELPVFKGHFLTREDLIIRRHMLNIMCKGQTDWNFLEEPFADFYNSLDRLGELSDDGLVVFDSTQLTVTSIGKQYLRNICMAIDARLWADKPTTQLFSMAG, encoded by the coding sequence ATGCGTACCCCAAACTTATTGGAAAAATATACCGTAGCCGCTCCGCGCTACACCAGCTATCCCACTGTACCCTACTGGGATAAAGGCGAGTTTGATAAACAAAACTGGAAAGATACCGTACATGCAACCTTTGAAAGCAGCAACCAGCGCGATGGCATCAGTGTATATATACACCTTCCGTTTTGTGAGAGCCTTTGTACCTACTGTGGCTGCAATACCCGCATCACCAAAAACCATAGCGTTGAGGAACCATATATTGATGCTGTATTGAAAGAGTGGGCATTGTACAGGGAACTATTTGGCGATAAGCCCATCATCAAAGAGATACATCTGGGTGGCGGTACCCCAACTTTCTTCAGCGCGGAGAATCTGGATAAGCTTATAAAAGGAGTGTTAAAAGACAGCAGCGTTCACCCGGAAGCTGAGTTTAGTTTTGAGGCGCACCCCGCTAATACCACACATGAACACCTGGCTACTTTGTTTAATTTAGGGTTCAGACGGTTAAGTTTGGGCATACAGGATTTTGATCCGCGGGTACAGTTTATTATCAATCGCATACAAACATTTGAGCAGGTTAAACAGGTTACCGATGATGCCCGCGCAATTGGCTATACGTCTGTTAATTTCGACTTGATATACGGCCTGCCATTACAGCAATTAGATGGCCTTGCCGAAACCATACAAAAAGTTGGCGAGCTAATGCCCGACCGTATTGCCTTTTACAGCTATGCCCACGTTCCATGGATAAAACCCGGCCAGCGGCGCTTTACTGAGAAAGACCTGCCCGATGCTACGGCCAAAGCCGAGCTTTATAAGTTGGGCCGCGATATGTTTGTTGAAATGGGCTACATGGAGGTTGGCATGGATCACTTTGCTTTAGCTACCGACAGCCTTTTTGTTGCCGATAAACAAGGGACCATGCACCGCAATTTTATGGGATACACCCACCAGTACACCCAATTGTTAGTTGGTTTAGGTGTATCATCCATAAGCGATTCGTGGACAGGCTACGCCCAAAATGTTAAAACAGTTGAGGAGTACCTAACCTTGTTGCAGCATAATGAATTGCCGGTTTTCAAAGGCCATTTTCTTACACGCGAGGACCTCATCATCCGCAGGCATATGCTCAACATTATGTGCAAAGGCCAAACCGATTGGAACTTTTTGGAAGAGCCCTTTGCCGATTTTTATAACAGCCTCGACCGATTGGGAGAACTATCTGATGACGGCCTGGTAGTGTTTGACTCAACCCAATTAACCGTTACATCCATTGGCAAACAATACCTGCGTAACATTTGCATGGCTATTGATGCCCGCTTATGGGCCGATAAACCCACCACGCAACTGTTTAGCATGGCGGGCTAA
- a CDS encoding sigma-54-dependent transcriptional regulator: MKKILIIDDEVNVALLLSKFLTRNGFDVSTASNGNSGMEIMKNEEFDLVLCDFRLEDTDGREMLKKIKTQYPKTGVIIITGYSDIKMAVELIKMGAYDYITKPLYPDEILNTITKAIETRHALVETEERAPVATKVNKKQNLSGFVVGTSKASKELYRQIELVAPTNYSVIILGESGTGKEEVAKSIHLHSNRHNQPFIAMDCGSLTKELAASEFFGHEKGSFTGAFATKIGHFEMANGGTLFLDEVGNLSYEIQAALLRTVQERKVKRIGSTKEIDLDVRIIVATNENLTEGIQKGRFREDLYHRFNEFGIYMPPLRERGNDIILLAEHFLEEANKELGRNVTTFSADAVECFMNYRWPGNVRELKNIVRRAALISEGPEITTKSLPLEISNYRMPVVDFGQLQSNAEPQTAAVKEPRHDLKNAALEAEYETILKVLREVNFNKTKAAEILQIDRKTLYNKMKAINLK, encoded by the coding sequence ATGAAAAAAATACTCATCATAGATGATGAAGTTAATGTTGCATTATTGCTTTCAAAGTTTCTAACCCGTAACGGTTTTGATGTAAGTACAGCATCAAACGGTAACAGTGGCATGGAGATCATGAAAAATGAGGAATTTGACCTCGTTTTGTGTGATTTCAGGTTAGAGGATACAGATGGAAGAGAGATGCTGAAAAAGATAAAAACGCAGTATCCTAAAACGGGCGTTATTATTATAACCGGCTACTCAGATATTAAAATGGCTGTTGAGCTGATAAAGATGGGGGCGTATGATTACATTACAAAACCACTTTATCCGGACGAGATATTGAATACCATTACTAAAGCTATTGAAACCCGCCATGCTTTAGTTGAAACCGAAGAGCGCGCGCCTGTTGCTACAAAAGTTAACAAAAAGCAAAACCTTTCAGGCTTTGTGGTAGGCACAAGTAAGGCATCAAAAGAGCTTTACCGGCAGATAGAATTGGTAGCGCCTACCAACTACAGCGTTATCATTTTAGGCGAGAGCGGTACCGGTAAAGAAGAGGTTGCCAAAAGTATACACCTGCATAGTAACAGACATAATCAGCCTTTTATTGCCATGGACTGTGGTTCGTTAACAAAGGAACTGGCAGCCAGCGAATTCTTTGGGCACGAAAAAGGTTCATTTACAGGAGCCTTCGCTACAAAAATTGGTCATTTTGAAATGGCTAATGGTGGTACCTTGTTTTTAGATGAGGTTGGCAACCTGTCTTATGAGATCCAGGCTGCTTTGTTAAGAACCGTGCAGGAACGTAAAGTGAAAAGAATAGGCAGTACAAAGGAGATCGATCTGGATGTACGCATTATAGTGGCTACAAATGAAAATCTGACAGAAGGTATTCAGAAAGGCCGCTTTCGCGAAGACCTTTATCACCGTTTTAACGAGTTTGGTATTTATATGCCGCCTTTACGCGAGCGCGGAAATGATATTATTTTATTGGCCGAACACTTTTTAGAAGAAGCAAATAAAGAACTGGGCAGAAATGTAACTACGTTTTCGGCTGATGCGGTTGAGTGCTTTATGAATTACCGTTGGCCGGGTAACGTACGCGAGTTGAAAAACATAGTACGCCGTGCCGCTTTAATTAGCGAAGGCCCTGAAATAACCACTAAATCGTTACCGTTGGAGATTTCAAACTACCGCATGCCTGTGGTCGACTTCGGGCAGTTGCAAAGTAACGCTGAGCCACAAACTGCCGCGGTTAAAGAGCCGCGCCACGACCTGAAAAATGCCGCGCTTGAAGCGGAGTACGAAACCATACTGAAAGTACTGCGTGAGGTTAACTTCAATAAAACCAAGGCTGCAGAAATTTTGCAAATAGACAGAAAAACGCTTTACAATAAAATGAAAGCAATTAATTTAAAGTAA
- a CDS encoding phage holin family protein encodes MENQKDTQSQSIVDQIKEYIELQIKIAKYKAIDGSSGVIASVIVGATLGILALFLILFASFTLGFYLSEVLESFWAGFGCVAGLYLLLVLIISLSSKAIKNSIADKMITKIFNE; translated from the coding sequence ATGGAAAACCAAAAGGATACGCAATCCCAATCAATTGTTGATCAAATTAAAGAATATATAGAGCTACAGATCAAAATTGCCAAGTATAAGGCAATTGACGGTAGCTCGGGTGTAATAGCATCAGTAATAGTTGGCGCAACGCTGGGCATTTTGGCGTTGTTCCTTATACTGTTTGCCAGCTTTACTTTAGGCTTTTATCTATCAGAAGTGCTTGAGTCTTTTTGGGCAGGATTTGGTTGCGTTGCAGGTTTGTATCTTTTATTAGTACTTATCATCTCGCTTAGCAGTAAGGCAATTAAAAATTCGATTGCCGATAAAATGATCACCAAAATATTTAACGAATAA
- a CDS encoding (2Fe-2S)-binding protein: protein MASYNLNVNGKTMTVEADPDTPMLWVLRDHLNLVGTKFGCGIAQCGACTVHLNGEAIRSCQLQVASVGNNKITTIEGLSKDGDHPLQKAWEEIDVAQCGYCQAGQIMAAASLLKKKPKPTDADIDATMNNICRCGTHYRIRKAIHLAAEKGGVSK, encoded by the coding sequence ATGGCCAGTTATAACCTTAATGTAAACGGAAAAACCATGACCGTTGAAGCCGATCCGGATACCCCAATGTTATGGGTGTTACGTGATCATTTAAACCTGGTAGGTACCAAGTTTGGTTGTGGTATTGCACAATGCGGCGCCTGTACCGTTCATCTAAACGGCGAAGCTATACGCTCCTGCCAGTTGCAGGTAGCATCTGTTGGCAACAACAAAATAACCACCATTGAAGGCTTGAGCAAAGACGGCGATCATCCGCTGCAAAAAGCCTGGGAAGAAATTGATGTTGCGCAGTGCGGTTACTGCCAGGCTGGCCAGATTATGGCGGCGGCATCGCTTTTAAAGAAAAAACCAAAACCAACTGATGCCGATATTGACGCTACCATGAATAACATTTGCCGCTGCGGTACACATTACCGCATACGCAAAGCCATTCATTTGGCAGCCGAGAAAGGAGGGGTAAGCAAATGA
- a CDS encoding L,D-transpeptidase family protein, whose translation MKSAFLILLVSLAFLRFFAERPGIVGTNPTVSYFKTYPLAIDTNQIVWFEGKPLRYYQYIKHLKTGKYTIITKLDINNRDAGEDVKELIKLTDRQLGHLKMDSASIRKRIADLLFKPSMMSFSQLDTNITIYHNNIPLRYYQYMPILLTGKYLVQMDSGRRSIIELSGPTLQYLNKDSISINNMIVNWLSRADRIVVEKAKRRLYIERNGKRLFDFPIQLGKAPVGHKLKEGDGRTPEGIYYLDYNVNSYASYHLGFHISYPNADDIARSSKQGVKPGGDVMIHGTSAARAKLKDWTNGCIALSNAHIDTLMKYYHRTIPIEIRK comes from the coding sequence ATGAAATCTGCTTTTTTGATATTACTTGTTTCTCTCGCCTTCTTACGTTTTTTTGCAGAAAGACCGGGCATCGTGGGTACTAATCCTACAGTATCTTATTTTAAAACATACCCTTTAGCAATTGACACAAATCAAATTGTTTGGTTTGAAGGCAAGCCTCTCCGTTATTACCAGTATATTAAACATCTAAAAACAGGTAAGTATACCATTATCACCAAACTTGATATTAATAATCGCGATGCTGGGGAGGATGTCAAGGAGTTGATAAAACTGACTGACAGGCAATTAGGGCATTTAAAAATGGATTCTGCATCAATACGAAAACGTATAGCCGACTTACTTTTTAAACCATCAATGATGTCTTTTAGTCAATTGGATACTAACATTACAATTTATCATAACAACATACCCTTAAGATATTACCAATACATGCCTATTCTATTAACAGGTAAGTATTTGGTACAAATGGATAGCGGTAGAAGATCAATAATCGAGCTTTCCGGCCCGACACTGCAATATTTAAATAAAGACAGCATAAGCATTAATAACATGATAGTTAACTGGTTAAGCCGGGCCGACAGAATTGTTGTTGAAAAAGCCAAACGCAGATTATATATAGAAAGAAACGGCAAACGCTTATTTGATTTCCCTATTCAATTAGGTAAAGCTCCTGTAGGGCATAAACTAAAAGAAGGAGATGGGCGTACGCCGGAGGGTATTTATTACTTAGATTATAATGTTAACTCGTATGCGTCCTATCATTTAGGGTTTCATATCTCTTACCCTAATGCAGATGACATTGCGCGCAGCAGTAAACAAGGTGTTAAGCCTGGTGGAGATGTTATGATACATGGAACCAGTGCGGCCCGAGCCAAGTTAAAAGATTGGACCAACGGCTGCATTGCTTTATCAAATGCGCATATTGATACATTGATGAAGTATTACCATCGCACTATTCCGATTGAGATACGTAAGTAG
- a CDS encoding outer membrane beta-barrel protein, with translation MKSTLKISALVLAFAGLTYTAKAQTAPTSTTTSNGIRLSVGVETGIPTGKLNDSHGWNLGGSVQADIPVAEQLFVTVNAGYNNLFGKDVAGVSIPNIQLLPVKGGLKFFPVSNFYIQGEAGAGFALNKKDVGFDKSAAFIWAPQVGVQFPVGNKSYLDAGIRYEASTKFNTAFNDSKVNFLGLRLAYAFDTK, from the coding sequence ATGAAAAGTACATTAAAAATTTCAGCTTTAGTATTGGCTTTTGCCGGTTTAACTTATACCGCTAAAGCACAAACCGCCCCTACATCTACTACTACATCAAATGGTATTCGTTTAAGCGTTGGTGTTGAAACAGGCATCCCAACAGGTAAATTAAATGATTCGCACGGTTGGAACTTAGGAGGTTCGGTACAAGCGGACATCCCGGTTGCAGAGCAATTATTTGTTACTGTAAACGCAGGTTACAACAATCTTTTTGGTAAAGATGTTGCCGGTGTATCAATACCTAACATTCAGTTATTGCCTGTTAAAGGTGGTTTGAAATTCTTCCCGGTAAGTAACTTCTATATTCAGGGTGAAGCCGGTGCCGGATTTGCTTTAAACAAAAAGGATGTTGGTTTTGACAAATCAGCAGCGTTTATCTGGGCTCCGCAAGTTGGTGTTCAGTTCCCTGTAGGTAACAAAAGCTATTTAGACGCAGGTATCCGTTACGAGGCCAGCACTAAATTTAACACTGCGTTTAATGACAGCAAAGTTAATTTCTTAGGCTTGCGTTTAGCTTACGCGTTTGATACCAAGTAA
- a CDS encoding YtxH domain-containing protein, whose amino-acid sequence MKDNTKVVVALLAGLAAGAALGILFAPSKGDETRDKLAESLKNLGDSIKETAAAEIDNLVGFKDKIVENLKSKVQGAEEEYQDDLEHA is encoded by the coding sequence ATGAAAGATAACACAAAAGTAGTTGTTGCGTTGCTCGCCGGTTTAGCGGCAGGAGCTGCCCTTGGAATATTATTTGCACCAAGCAAAGGAGATGAAACCCGCGATAAGCTGGCAGAATCATTGAAAAACCTTGGCGATTCTATCAAAGAAACTGCCGCCGCCGAGATTGATAACCTGGTAGGTTTTAAAGATAAAATAGTTGAAAATTTGAAAAGCAAAGTTCAGGGCGCTGAAGAAGAATATCAGGACGACCTGGAACACGCGTAA